Proteins encoded within one genomic window of Candidatus Rokuibacteriota bacterium:
- a CDS encoding M24 family metallopeptidase → MLTAHEVMKPGITNVEVNRRVRETIGKHGLTGYHGVLGHTIGVTAFDAPLIGELAATGEKEFELKPGMTFSVEPTITVPGVPGGGGVRIEDCVLITETGNEVLSKAPYCDKLLGKGGCICCAD, encoded by the coding sequence ATGCTGACGGCCCACGAGGTCATGAAACCGGGGATCACCAATGTAGAGGTCAATCGCAGGGTGCGTGAGACCATCGGCAAGCACGGGCTGACCGGCTACCACGGGGTGTTAGGGCACACCATTGGCGTGACCGCCTTCGATGCGCCCCTTATCGGGGAGCTGGCAGCCACCGGAGAAAAAGAATTCGAGCTCAAACCCGGCATGACTTTCTCCGTGGAGCCTACCATTACGGTGCCGGGGGTGCCTGGCGGGGGTGGAGTCAGGATAGAGGACTGTGTCCTCATAACAGAGACGGGAAACGAGGTCCTGAGCAAGGCCCCGTATTGTGACAAGCTCCTGGGCAAGGGCGGCTGCATCTGCTGCGCTGATTGA
- a CDS encoding glycogen/starch/alpha-glucan phosphorylase: protein MGSTPRRTRARRPAGPAGTPAERDGQDAASLRAGFAAHLKYSLAKDRYSATDHDRFLALAYAVRDRLMERWIETQQAYHRKNVKRVYYLSLEFLMGRSLLNNLVSLGVDGVGRGVVTRLGIDWERLLELEVDAGLGNGGLGRLAACFLDSLATLAYPAVGYGLRYEYGIFRQVIRDGAQVEEPDNWLRLGNPWEVARPEYMLPVHFGGRVEPDPAGGPLAFRWVDTRVILGMPYDTPIAGYRSPNVNTLRLWSARSGEEFDFADFSEGDYAAAVEQKVMAENLTKALYPDDRVFAGKELRLRQQYFLVACTLHDILRRHKNDRNPLEALPDKVAIQLNDTHPSLAVAELMRLLVDREGLPWEQAWAITTASIAYTNHTLLPEALEQWPVDLLERLLPRHLQIIDEVNRRFLEDVARRWPGDAERLARMSLIAEGPPKQVRMAHLATVGSHCVNGVSRIHTELLTTQLLPDFHAFFPDRFTNKTNGVTPRRWLRVCNPGLAALITERIGDGWVTDLDRLRDLEPAAADAAFRERFLLVKRKARDDLAAYVLATQGVRIDPATLFDVQVKRLHEYKRQLLNVLHIVLLYQRLRDDPGQDHEPRTFLFGAKAAPAYWMAKRIIRLIHAVGAALERDPLVKGRLRVVFLPDYRVSLAERIIPAADLSEQISTAGLEASGTSNMKFALNGALTIGTLDGANIEIRDEVGEDNIFIFGLRVDEVAAVRASGRNTGQEVYESDPEIRRLVDFLFSGDFDAGPPGQFEPIRQALLGRADPFLHLADLRSYAETQARVSALYRDRHAWADKAILNVARMGRFSSDRTTHEYASGIWRLKPVPVGPPPRGRR from the coding sequence ATGGGCAGTACGCCGCGGCGGACGAGGGCGCGGCGGCCGGCCGGGCCGGCGGGCACGCCCGCCGAGCGCGACGGCCAGGACGCTGCGTCGCTCCGGGCCGGCTTCGCCGCCCACCTCAAGTACTCGCTGGCCAAGGACCGCTACAGCGCCACCGACCACGACCGCTTCCTCGCCCTCGCCTACGCCGTCCGCGACCGGCTCATGGAGCGGTGGATCGAGACCCAGCAGGCCTACCACCGGAAGAACGTCAAGCGCGTCTACTACCTCTCCCTCGAGTTCCTCATGGGGCGATCGCTCCTCAACAACCTTGTGAGCCTCGGCGTCGACGGCGTGGGCCGGGGTGTGGTGACCCGGCTCGGAATCGACTGGGAGCGGCTCCTCGAGCTCGAGGTGGACGCCGGGCTTGGCAACGGGGGACTCGGCCGCCTCGCCGCCTGCTTCCTGGACTCCCTGGCCACCCTGGCCTACCCGGCGGTCGGCTACGGTCTCCGCTACGAATACGGGATCTTCCGGCAGGTCATCCGCGACGGTGCCCAGGTCGAGGAGCCCGACAACTGGCTCCGGCTCGGGAACCCATGGGAGGTGGCGCGCCCGGAGTACATGCTGCCCGTCCACTTCGGCGGGCGCGTCGAGCCCGACCCCGCCGGGGGGCCCCTCGCCTTCCGGTGGGTGGACACGCGGGTGATCCTCGGGATGCCCTACGACACGCCGATCGCCGGCTATCGGAGCCCGAACGTGAACACACTCCGGCTCTGGTCGGCGCGGTCGGGCGAGGAGTTCGACTTCGCGGACTTCAGCGAGGGCGACTACGCGGCCGCGGTCGAGCAGAAAGTGATGGCGGAGAACCTCACTAAGGCCCTCTACCCGGATGACCGCGTCTTCGCCGGCAAGGAGCTCCGCCTCCGCCAGCAGTACTTCCTGGTGGCGTGCACGCTCCATGACATCCTGCGCCGCCACAAGAACGACCGGAACCCGCTCGAGGCCCTCCCCGACAAGGTCGCCATCCAGCTCAACGACACCCACCCGTCGCTGGCGGTGGCCGAGCTGATGCGCCTGCTCGTCGACCGCGAGGGCCTGCCGTGGGAGCAGGCCTGGGCGATCACGACCGCCTCGATCGCCTACACCAACCACACGCTGTTGCCGGAGGCGCTGGAGCAGTGGCCGGTGGACCTGCTGGAGCGCCTCCTCCCCCGTCACCTCCAAATCATCGACGAGGTGAACCGCCGCTTCCTGGAGGACGTCGCCCGCCGCTGGCCGGGAGACGCCGAGCGGCTCGCTCGGATGAGCCTCATCGCGGAGGGGCCGCCCAAGCAGGTCCGGATGGCCCACCTCGCCACCGTGGGCTCCCACTGCGTCAACGGCGTGTCCCGGATCCACACCGAGCTCCTTACGACCCAGCTCCTGCCGGACTTCCACGCCTTCTTCCCCGACCGCTTCACCAACAAGACGAACGGCGTGACCCCGCGGCGGTGGCTCCGCGTGTGCAATCCGGGCCTGGCCGCGCTCATCACGGAGCGGATCGGCGACGGCTGGGTGACGGACCTGGACCGCCTGCGGGACCTCGAGCCGGCGGCGGCGGACGCGGCCTTCCGGGAGCGCTTCCTCCTGGTCAAGCGCAAGGCCCGGGACGACCTGGCCGCCTACGTCCTGGCTACGCAAGGGGTGCGGATCGATCCCGCGACCCTCTTCGACGTCCAGGTCAAGCGCCTGCACGAGTACAAGCGCCAGCTCCTGAACGTGCTCCACATCGTGCTCCTCTACCAGCGCCTGCGCGACGATCCCGGGCAGGACCACGAGCCGCGGACGTTCCTCTTCGGCGCCAAGGCCGCCCCCGCCTACTGGATGGCGAAGCGGATCATCCGCCTCATCCACGCCGTCGGCGCCGCGCTGGAGCGCGACCCCCTGGTGAAAGGGCGCCTGCGCGTCGTGTTCCTGCCCGACTACCGGGTCTCGCTGGCGGAGCGGATCATCCCCGCCGCCGACCTCTCCGAGCAGATCTCGACGGCGGGCTTGGAGGCTTCCGGCACCAGCAACATGAAGTTCGCTCTCAACGGGGCCCTCACCATCGGGACGCTCGACGGCGCGAACATCGAGATCCGCGACGAGGTGGGGGAGGACAACATCTTCATCTTCGGCCTCCGGGTCGACGAGGTAGCGGCCGTCCGGGCCTCCGGCCGCAACACCGGGCAGGAGGTGTACGAGTCCGACCCGGAGATCCGCCGCCTCGTCGACTTCCTCTTCTCGGGCGACTTCGACGCCGGTCCCCCCGGCCAGTTCGAGCCGATCCGGCAGGCGCTGCTCGGCCGGGCCGACCCCTTCTTGCACCTCGCCGACCTCCGGTCCTACGCGGAGACGCAGGCGCGCGTGAGCGCGCTTTACCGCGACCGGCACGCCTGGGCGGACAAGGCGATCCTGAACGTGGCCCGCATGGGCCGGTTCAGCTCCGACCGGACGACCCACGAGTACGCGAGCGGGATCTGGCGGCTCAAGCCCGTTCCCGTCGGCCCGCCACCGCGTGGCCGGCGGTGA